A region from the Planctomycetia bacterium genome encodes:
- a CDS encoding BlaI/MecI/CopY family transcriptional regulator, with protein MQIAIQPTPRELEILKALWDHGPSGVREVYQILAEAQDEDLAYNTVQTLLRIMEDKGLVKHHVEGRAFIYSPIFSREQSVSGYVERVFNGAASEMVATLLNNERLPAKELEKIQDLINEAKRRRA; from the coding sequence GTGCAGATTGCTATACAACCGACCCCACGCGAGTTGGAAATCCTGAAAGCCCTTTGGGATCATGGGCCCAGTGGTGTACGAGAGGTGTACCAGATATTGGCTGAAGCCCAAGACGAGGATTTGGCCTATAATACGGTGCAAACACTGCTTCGTATAATGGAAGATAAGGGCTTGGTCAAACATCATGTAGAAGGCCGGGCATTTATTTATTCGCCAATATTTTCTCGCGAACAGAGTGTTTCCGGTTATGTAGAACGGGTATTTAATGGGGCGGCCAGCGAAATGGTGGCTACCTTGCTCAATAATGAGCGTCTGCCAGCGAAAGAATTAGAGAAGATACAGGATTTAATCAACGAAGCCAAACGTCGCCGTGCGTGA